GCCCAATACCGATTAATTGAAATCTCCTGTTCTTACCTTATTAACCTCACAGACAAAGAACAGCGTGAAAAACTAAAAGACGCTAGTATTGAAGAAATGGCTCAACACTTCTACTGGAAAGATGGAGCTATTGATGTTAAAACAGGCAAGAAGACCTTGATGCTTGAGAATTTTGAGAAAAAATACATGGCTCAATTTATTGAAAGAGCCCATCAGTTCAAGGACAAAAATTTAATGGCTAAATATCAACAATTGAGTGTTGAAGAACAGCAGAAAGAAGATTTGATACATCAACTTCGTTTATTAGATTTGAACGTTAATGTTAACTGGCCTTTGGTTCACTATAAGTCTGCCGTTAGGTATTTATCCTCAGGCAAAGAAGACATTGATGCAACAGGAGGAACGAATTGGCAAAAATATTTGCCGCCACGTTTTCAAAAGCGAATATTCTTCCCAGAGTTGTGGACCGAGGAGGAAATGAATAATTGGGGAAGGCAATGGGTAGTAAAAGCCCTCAGCGAAAGTTAAAAACTAGAATGACAAAAACACATATTAAACTAGGTTTATTTGGAATTATAGCCTGTATTTTAATAGTGTTTTCTTCTTGCAATTCTATAGAATCAGCCCCCCCCACTCCAAGCACTTTCGAATACGGAATTTGTGTAGATACCTTTAAAGTAGTAAAGGGTCAGGTTGAGGCTGGTCAAACACTTGGAGCTATACTTTACCTTAACCATATCAATCATGGAACAATTGATAAAATTGTAAGAGCATCAAAAGGCATTTTTGATTTTAGAAAAGCCAAAGTGGGTGAAAATTATACTGTAATATGTTCTGACGATTCTATTCAAAAAGCTAAGTACTTTATTTATGAAACATCGAGTACTGACTATGTGGTTTTTGATATCAGAGATACTATCAAAGTTTATACTGGACAAAAAGAAATTGAAGTTAGAATAAAAAAGTCAAGCGGTAAAATAGAGTCGTCTTTGTGGAATGCTTTAGTAAATAATAACATGAGTCCAGCTTTAGTGATGGAGCTGTCAGGAATATACGCATGGACAATAGATTTCTTTAGGATACAAAAAGGCGATTACTTCAAGATAATTTATGAAGAACGCTTTGTAGAAGATGAATTTATAGGAATAGGGCGAGTCTATGCCGCTTTATTTAACCATGCTAACGAAGATTTTTATGCTTTTTACTTTGAAGAGGAAGAAAACTATGGCGATTATTTTGATGACGAAGGAGGAGCTTTACGCAAAGCCTTTTTACGAGCACCATTAAACTTCTCCCGAATAAGCTCAAGCTATAGCAAACGTAGAAAGCACCCCGTAACGGGAAGAGTAAAAGCACATTTGGGAACGGATTATGCAGCACCTACTGGAACGCCAATTTTATCAACAGCTAATGGTACGGTTACACATGCTAGGTACAAAAGAAACAATGGTAACTATGTAAAAATTCGCCATAATAGTACCTATACAACTCAGTACCTGCATATGTCAAAAATAAAATCTGGTATTCGACCAGGAGTGTATGTCAAGCAAGGCGATGTAATTGGCTATGTGGGAAGTACTGGACTAGCAACAGGTCCGCACGTGTGTTACCGTTTTTGGAAAAATGGTAGACAAGTTGACCCATACAAGCAAAAACTACCCCCTTCAAAACCGGTTAAAAAAGAAAATAGAGCGGAATTCGATAGTATTAAGGACAGCTTAATGAATATACTAGTTGAAATTCCTTCCGATTTTTAGTCCCATAGATTCATTATCTTTACCCCTATGAGGGGGATATTAATAGGCTTACTTTTCTACTCTTGGGCATCCATAGCTCAAAACCTTTTTTTTATTGAAAATAAAGGGCAATGGGATATTCCGTTTGAATCAAAAATAGACATCGCAAATGGAGCATTATTTTTAGAAGAAAAAGCCTTGACCTTTAATTTTGTAGACGCTTCATTTTTCACTCATCAACATGAAGCCAAGCCCCAAAGTGACAGCCTTTCTGCTCATGCTTACCGTTGGAATTTTTTAAAAGCTAATACGCCAGTAATATCATATTCCAAGCCTCTAGAAGGAGAACACAATTACTTTACAAATCGGCAAAAGGTATCGAACTTAAAAAAGCATCAAAAAGTAACCTACAACAACTTGTATGATGGAATAGATTACACCATTTATACCTATGGAGATGGGCTAAAATACGATTGGATAGTACAGCCCAATGCTGACCCAACTGACATAAAAATGAGGTTGGACGGCATTGACCAAATTGAGTTAAGAGAAGGCCGTTTACACCTTTTTACCTCTTTAAACCTTATTACAGAAGAGCGACCCTACGCCTATCAATGGATTGATAATGAAAAAATAGATGTGGAGTGTCATTTTATATTGAAAAACAAAAAACTCTCTTTTGATTTCCCAAAAGGGTACAATACCAATTATGAGTTAATTATTGATCCTGAAATGATATTCTCATCCTATTCTGGTTCGGTAGCCAGCAACTTTGGTTATACCGCAACCTATGATGATTATGGGTTTTTATATGCAGGAGGGACCGCTTATGACATTGGCTATCCCATAACAGTTGGTGCATACCAAACAGCATACAATGGCGGAGTTGTAGGCAACGATGTGGTATTGACCAAGTATGACACAACGGGTTCATTTTTAATATACTCTACCTATTTAGGTGGGGCAGGTGATGAGGTACCTCATAGCCTAATAGTATATGAAGAAGAGTTGTTTGTCTTAGGAACTACTGGCTCTTCAGACTTTCCTGTTACGGCAAATGCTTTTGATAACACTTTTAACGGAGGACCTTTTTTAGCAGTAAATGGAGTAGGAGTTAACTACTCAAATGGCTGTGATATTTATGTAAGCCGCCTAAGTGCTGATGGGACAGAGCTCTTATCCTCAACTTTTTTGGGAGGGACTGACAACGATGGCTTCAACAGCTCTTTAACTTTACGTTACAACTATGCCGACCAAATGCGAGGAGAAATAGATATTGATAGTGAAGGAAATTGCTATATCGCTTCCTCTACCTTTTCCAATGACTTTCCTATTGTGAATAGTTTAATTCAACCGGCTAATAATGGCGGACAAGATGGAGTATTAGTGAAAATGGACAAGTCCCTAGAAAATATTTTATGGAGCTCCTATTGGGGCGGAACTAGTGATGATGCCCTCTATTCGTTAGCTTTTGACAATAACAATAATATCTATGCTGCTGGTGGAACATCGTCAGCAAATCTAAACACCTCTGCTACGGCATATGCTCCCGATTATTTAGGAGGTGGTGTAGATGCTTTTGTTACACATTTTTCTAATGATGGAGATGATATTATAAACTCTACCTTTTTTGGTTCTGACCAATACGACCAATCGTATTTTATAGAATTGGATAATGATGGAGATGTCTATCTTTTTGGTCAAACTTTAGCCCCCAATAATACTCTTGTTTTCAATGCTGTATTTTCACAACCGAATAGTGGGCAGTTTGTCTGTAAATTAAATTCAGAGCTTTCATCCTTAGAGTTTTCTACTGTATTTGGCTCGGGTAGTGGTGGAATAGACATCTCGCCAACAGCCTTTTTGGTAGATGCTTGTAACCGAATTTATTGTTCCGGATGGGGAGGAGCTACAAATGGTGCCGATAACTTAGGTCCTGGCGGCAACACTTTGGATTTAGTTACCACTTTTGACGCCTTTCAATCGGAAACGGATGGCAGTGATTTTTACCTAATTATTTTTGAAGATAACGCAAACACCTTATCCTATGCTTCATTTTTTGGTGGCGACCAAGCTGAAGAACACGTAGACGGCGGAACCAGTCGATTCGATAAAAAAGGAACGGTCTATCAATCTGTATGTGCTGGCTGTGGTGGATTTTCCGATTTTCCTACTACTGAAGGAGCCTATTCATCAACCAATGGAGCAAGTTGTAATAATGCTGTCTTTAAGTTTGATCCAGATTTCCCATTGACTATTGCAAACTTCTTTGCACCCTCACTAACTTGTGACTGGGAGGTTCCTTTTGAAAACCTAAGTATTGGTGATAATAATTCTTACTCATGGGACTTTGGCGATGGTAATACCTCAACTGAAACAACGCCTGTACATACCTATACAGCTGAGGGAGTTTATGAAGTTACACTTGTTACAAATGACCCGACTTCTTGTAACCTTACAGACACTTTAAAGAAAAACATTACAATAGATAAAAATGAATTTTCAGAGCAAAGCGATTTATTCATTTGTAAAGACGATAGCGTATTATTAAACCCTACTACTCTGGCAGATTTTGAATACCAATGGTTTCCAGCAAGCGGATTAGAAAATAGCTTTGACGTTTCAACTACTGCTTCACCAAGCACTACCACCGAATATTATTTAATTGGTCAGTACGAAAACTGCTTTGATAGTATTAGGCAGTTAATAAGAGTAGATGATGTTGATTTGGTATATAACCCTCAGGCTGAAATATGTGGCTTGCCCATTTATCTTAAGGCATTTGTAGGTGATTCAACGGAACTAAGCTGGTCAACCAGTGCAGATTTTAGCACTACTGTTGAACAAGATAGCTTTTTGGTTTCTTCACATGGTACCTATTATTTAAGGGCTACCAAAGACGATTGTGTGAAAACTGGAGCCATTGATGTCGCTCTTTCTGACGACTGCTGTTCGGACAAAAACATCATTATTCCAAATGCCTTCACGCCAAACGGTGACCTGTTAAACGATAGATATAGAATTAAAGATGAGCTTAATATTATCCGAGAATTTGAATTAAATGTCTTTAACAGATGGGGTCAAAAGGTGTTTTTTACAACACAAAAAGACGACAGTTGGGACGGTTATTTTAAAGGAGAATTACAGCCTACTTCCGTGTTTGATTATCATTTAACTATTGGATGCGTTGGTGGAGAGAAGCAATTTTTTAAGAAAGGAAACATTTCGCTTATTAGATGAAAAATTGGATTTACATACTTCTTTTGTGTCCATTTCTTGGCTTTACTCAAGATATCCAATTTAGTCAGTGGTACAATAACCCCTTTTACCTAAACCCTGCTAATACTGGTCTGTTTGATGGCGATTACAGAATAACAGCTCATCAACGTGAGCAATGGGCAAGTGTAAGTATTCCTTTTAACAGTACATCTGTGGCTTTCGATATGCCTTTTAAATCGTGGGGCTTTGGAGCCCAATTGTTAAGGGATCAGTCCGGGAGTTCAAATTTATCACTAACACAATTATCCATATCAGCAGCACGTTTTGTAGAACGCTGGAGCTTTGGTTTACAACTTGGATTTGCTCAACAGAATATTGATTACTCTGAATTGTACTTTCTGGATTCTGGCGAACAAATCCCCTCTTTAAGTAAGAGCTTTATGGACATAGGACTTGGCATAAATAACACCCTTTACATTTCTGATTCAGAACTTAAACTCGGCTATTCATTGGCCCATATAAATAAGCCTAACCGTTCGTTTTATTCCAATGAGGATTTGCTAGCGGTAAAGCATCAGATAAGTACCGTTCTACAGAAACCCCTTAACACTGAATGGTCCTTAGAGCCTTTTTTCTATTATGCTTTGCAAAGCAAACAAGCACAATCTATGATAGGCTCGAAGCTTACATTTGATATCAGCGAATATTACTTCCAAGATATAAAATTAGAAGCCGGTAGTTTCTACCGCTTCGGTGATGCGGTGGGCTTATTAGTTGGTATTAATTGGCAAAGCAGTCATTTAGCATTTTCTTACGACTGGAACGTATCGGACCTAGTGCCAGCAAGTAACTCATTAGGTGCTTGGGAACTTTCGTTTAGACATATTATAAAATCTTCGATGCCTCGACCATCGTACAAAACGTGTCCAACCTTCTTATGAAACACCAATTATTTACATACCTCTTTTGCCTAATGGCAACGTTTTCTTTCGGACAAAACAAGTCCGCTTTGGTTAACGAAGGCAATTATTATTTTGAGCTCAAGGACTACTTTTCTACTATATACTTTTACGAATTAGCCTTGGAAAAGGACAGTACATTAAGCAGTTTGTGGCACCCTTTAGCAGAAAGCTATCACCTCACCCATCAGTATTCCAAAGCCATTAGGTATTTTCAAAAGGCAGAGGCTTTAAAGCAAGATGCTAAGTACCCCAACATTCTTTTGTATTTAGGGATGTTACATAAAAATATAGGCAGTTATGAGGAGGCTTCTACCTACCTTCAAACTTTTTTGGATGAACATCCCTATCCATCTGATTATTGGTACAGAAAAGGCTTGATGGAACTCAAAGGCAGTGAGTTAGCACAATTCATGAAAGATAAGGATGAGGTAAGTGTAGAACATTTGGACGATAAGGTAAACTCTTCAGTATCTGATTTTGCACCCTTTACAGACGACAAGGGGCATTTGTATTTTTCATCAATGGAAAAAGATGACGGACTTGCAAATGAGCTATATATTGGACACCGTTCTAAACTGATGATTGCCGACAAAGGAGGGATTGCAAAAGCCTTCAATGTCTTCAACGATTTGGATTATCATATTGCTAATTTATCTTTAAATCCTGATGGTACTGAAGCCTTTTTTACCAAGTGTAAGAATGAAAAAAATGAGATACAATGCTATTTATACAAGAGCATTTTAAAAGATGGTTTGTGGCAAACACCTCAGCTAATGGACGAACGCTTTAACACTACGAATGCCAAAAATACCCATCCGCAATGGGCGTTGTGGGAAGGCGTTGAAGGGCTTTTTATCTCATCGGACAGAAGAGGAGGAGAAGGCGATTTGGACATTTGGTTTATACCAATGCAAGGCAGTCCTCAACACTTAGGTAATGGCATTAATACAGTAGGCAAGGAAGTAACGCCATTTTACCATTCGACAGAAAGGGTATTGTATTTTAGTTCTGATTTTCATCCTGGTTTGGGAGGCTTTGATATTTTCCAAACACCTTGGGAAGAAAATTGGGGTTTAGTATCAAATGTTGGAAAACCGCTAAACAGCAGTGCCAACGATTTGTACTATAGCTCACGATTGGACAGCCCTTTGTTGGGGTATTTTTCTTCTAACCGAACCGGCTCACAAACCCTTAGCTACGAAAGCTGTTGTAATGATATTTATGCCTTTGAAAAAACAGAAGAATGCGTTTGTATAAAAATAGACAGCCTAGCCACTGCTATGCGTCTTAACTTGCCTTTGAGTTTGTATTTCCATAACGATGAACCTAATCCAAATACTAGAGACACTACAACAACTCTTTCTTATACCGATGCTTATGATTCTTTTGTTAGCCTAAAGGAAGAATACGTCAAGCGATTTGCTTCCGTTTTGGGAGGTACAGCAAAAAATCAGGCGGAAAGACAAATGCGCACCTTTTTTGACCAAAGCGTTAATCAAGGTATGGCACAACTGCAAGCATTTGCCCAACAACTGCAAGAGGCTATGGCATTGGGTGCTAGCATTGACCTTAAACTAAAGGGCTTTACCTCACCACTGACTGATAGCGATTACAACACTCTATTGGCAAAACGACGTATTTCTAGTGTAGAAAACTACTTAAGAGCCTACAACGAGGAGGTGCTTTTACCTTATTTAGAAAGCGGAAAACTGACCCTCGTAGAGTTGCCTTTGGGCGAAACCCAAGTCAATATGGAGGTGAGTGACAATCCGAATGACAGGCGTAATTCGGTTTACAGCATAAAGGCATCAAGAGAAAGGCGTATTGAGATTCAATCCATTTCTGTTGAATTTTAGAGATAAAGTCTTTTAGGTTTGATTTATTATATATTTTCGCAAAAAATTAACCTTTTTATATGAAACCAGCACTTTTAATATTAGCCGCAGGAATGGGAAGCCGATATGGTGGACTCAAGCAAATTGATGGTATAGGACCGAATGAAGAACCCATCATAGAATATTCTATTTATGACGCTATACAGTCTGGTTTCGGAAAAATTGTATTTGTTATTCGTAAAGAATTTGATGAAGCCTTTCGTTCCCGTTTTGCTAAGTTCGAAAGTATGATTGAAATCGCTTATGCTTATCAGCCTGTACAAGTCGAATTAGAAGGGGTTGATTTGGTAGAACGTCAAAAGCCATGGGGAACGTCCCATGCTGTATTGGTTGCAAAGGAATGTATTAATGAGCCTTTTGCAGTTATCAATGCCGATGATTATTACGGAGCCAACTCCTTTAAAATAATGGCTGATTTTCTAAGTAATGATTGCTCGCCATCGGTAATGTCTATGTTAGGTTATGTTTTGGAAAATACCCTATCAGAGCATGGTACAGTAAACCGAGGGGTGTGCGAAGTAAACGCCAATAACGAACTTATTGAAGTGATTGAACGCACCAAAATTGCCAATGTTAATGGTAAGGTAGAGTATAATTTAGGTGAAGAGGGTGGAGCAGAACTTAACCCCAAAGCCAGTGTGTCTATGAACTATTGGGGTTTTCACCCTTCCATATTTGAGCACATTGAAAATGGCTTACATACCTTCATGAAAGTACATTCACAAGACCCTAAGGCAGAGTATTACATTCCAAATATAGTAACCGATTTAATCAATAATGGTACTATGGCAGTAAGGGTAATTCCTACTACTGATACTTGGTTTGGTGTTACCTACAAAGAAGACAAGCCTATGGCAGTTGCTGCCATTGCCGAACAAATCGAAAAGGGCGTTTACCCAACACCTTTGTGGGGCTAGGATTATAGTTTCAATAGTTTTTGACTTTGTGGATGTCCAACAAAAAGTAATACGAAGAGTAGCGTTTTTTCAATAGCAAAGAGTCTTTAAGTTTAACAATTATCACCAAGTTAAAAAGTTAATTCAACAAAAAATTGTAAACTTTTTTAAAAAAGAGATGGTTTCTTACGCCTTCAAATTACTTAGGCTCAACCCAATCGCCATAGGTTTTGATAAGGTCAATGAGGGCATCCACGGCTTGGTCTTCAGGAATGTTGCGTTGCACCACTTCTTTTTCTTTGTAGAGGGTAATTTTTCCTACACCTGTACCAACATATCCGTAGTCGGCATCGGCCATTTCACCAGGTCCATTAACGATGCAACCCATTATACCAATTTTTAACCCTTTGAGGTGGTTGGTTTTGGCACGAATTTTGGCCGTTGTTTCTTGCAAATCAAAGAGTGTACGTCCACAGGACGGGCAAGAGATGTATTCGGTTTTGGAGATACGCGTTCGTGTGGCTTGTAGTATGCCAAAAGCCGTTTGATTAACGGTTTGGTCAGAGCCGCAGTTTTCAGCAGCAATGAATATACCATCGCCTAGGCCATCAAGTAATAAAGCTCCCATATCGGTTGCAGCATGCAGTTGCAACTCTTCCTCTTTGAGGTTGCCGTAGGCACGACCGATAATAACCGGAACGTTGCATTTTTCATTCATGAGCTCAACGAACAAACGCCTTTGTTCTGCCATGCCGTGAGCGTTCCAGCTGTCAATAAGTAAAACAGCAGTAGGGTCGCTTTTCAGAGCATTGATAAGTTCAGCGCTGAGGTCAGGTAAGCAAGCATAAATAATATTCAGTTGTTCCGAAAAAGTGTCTTTTTCTAAATACTGTTTGTGAGTTAGAAAAGGATAAACTCTGTCTTCATTTTGGTGCTTTAGCCAAGTGTCGTAATGGTAAACGACGCCTAATGTTCCTGGAATGTTGAAGTCAATTTCTTCATCGCCCAAAAAGACATAATCGCATGCCATATCGCCAATGTTCCATTTGTCTGTCGGCACAGAATAGCGGTAGCCTAAGGCAAAAAAGGAAGCTGGACTTAGTTTTTTCTTGAGTGAAAAATCAGCCATAACAATAGGCACTTGCTTTTCGCCAATGTTTAAGACTTTATTGCTTTCCCTTCGGACGTAGTTATAGCTATCTATAGGGTAGCTTGTAATGGCTTTTATGTTTTGGTGTTTCTTTCTGGTGCCGTAACGCTTTACTAATTCTCTTGCTACTGGGATTTCATATTCAGGCTCTTCTGTTAGTGATACACGAACCGTGTCGCCAATGCCATCTTCTAAAAGTGTACCAATACCTACAGCAGATTTAATACGTCCGTCTTCGCCCTCACCGGCTTCGGTTACACCCAAATGTAAGGGGTAATTCATATTTTCCTCCTTCATCTTTGCAATCAAAAGGCGATAGGCTTGCACCATCACTTGGGTGTTGCTTGCCTTCATGGAAAGGATGATGTTGTGGTAGTCTTCTTCTTGACAAATACGCAAAAACTCTAAGGCAGATTCTACCATGCCTAGTGGAGTGTCGCCATAACGCCCTAAAATCCTATCGGAAAGCGAGCCGTGATTGGTGCCTATTCGCAAAGCAGTACCTTCTTCCTTACAAATTCTGACTAATGGAACGAAACGTTCTTTGATGCGTTGAAGTTCTTGCTGATATGTTTCATCAGTATATTCTAACTCTTCAAACTTTTTCTTATCGGCGTAGTTGCCAGGGTTTACTCTTACCTTTTCGACTATTCGAGCCGCTATTTCGGCAGCGTTTGGGGTAAAGTGTATATCGGCAACCAAAGGGGTATCATAGCCTCTAGCTCTTAATTCGTCTTTTATATTTTGAAGGTTCTCGGCATCTTTTTTAGAAGGAGCAGTGATTCTCACAATTTCACAACCTGCTTCTATCATTCGAATACTTTGCTCTACAGTTGCTTGAGTGTCCATAGTATCGGTCGTGGTCATGGACTGTATGCGTATAGGGTTGTCACCTCCAACACCCACATTTCCTACCATCACTTCTCTTGTTCTTGAGCGGCTGTATCTTGTTAAGCTATTACAATAAGAGGGTTTAGTCATCAGCGTAAAAATATAAAAACACCGTTAATATAAGTTTAACTTATCTTAAAATTAATATCGACTATCGGTTTAAGACAATTTTCTGAGTGTTAATGATATCTCCACTTTGCACTTTAACAACATAAATACCATTTGAAAGAGTATCTAAATGAAGGGCCTTCTTCTGGGTATTTTCTCCCCATTTTTCTTCAACTATTTTTTGTCCGTTTACAGAATAGACTTCAACAGTTGT
The window above is part of the Flavobacteriales bacterium genome. Proteins encoded here:
- a CDS encoding tryptophan 2,3-dioxygenase, with the translated sequence MELTKEIKEKLEKLDKKYASIGQDLPAYLDGLLYANPLHYWDYTYVDTLLSLQHPKTDFPDEQIFIIYHQITELYFKLALLELEQISNNGKKMSDEGRDMGWNDSLSSDFFVERLKRINSYFEVLTSSFGIMVNGMEKEQFLKFRMSLLPSSGFQSAQYRLIEISCSYLINLTDKEQREKLKDASIEEMAQHFYWKDGAIDVKTGKKTLMLENFEKKYMAQFIERAHQFKDKNLMAKYQQLSVEEQQKEDLIHQLRLLDLNVNVNWPLVHYKSAVRYLSSGKEDIDATGGTNWQKYLPPRFQKRIFFPELWTEEEMNNWGRQWVVKALSES
- a CDS encoding peptidoglycan DD-metalloendopeptidase family protein; this encodes MTKTHIKLGLFGIIACILIVFSSCNSIESAPPTPSTFEYGICVDTFKVVKGQVEAGQTLGAILYLNHINHGTIDKIVRASKGIFDFRKAKVGENYTVICSDDSIQKAKYFIYETSSTDYVVFDIRDTIKVYTGQKEIEVRIKKSSGKIESSLWNALVNNNMSPALVMELSGIYAWTIDFFRIQKGDYFKIIYEERFVEDEFIGIGRVYAALFNHANEDFYAFYFEEEENYGDYFDDEGGALRKAFLRAPLNFSRISSSYSKRRKHPVTGRVKAHLGTDYAAPTGTPILSTANGTVTHARYKRNNGNYVKIRHNSTYTTQYLHMSKIKSGIRPGVYVKQGDVIGYVGSTGLATGPHVCYRFWKNGRQVDPYKQKLPPSKPVKKENRAEFDSIKDSLMNILVEIPSDF
- a CDS encoding gliding motility-associated C-terminal domain-containing protein, translating into MRGILIGLLFYSWASIAQNLFFIENKGQWDIPFESKIDIANGALFLEEKALTFNFVDASFFTHQHEAKPQSDSLSAHAYRWNFLKANTPVISYSKPLEGEHNYFTNRQKVSNLKKHQKVTYNNLYDGIDYTIYTYGDGLKYDWIVQPNADPTDIKMRLDGIDQIELREGRLHLFTSLNLITEERPYAYQWIDNEKIDVECHFILKNKKLSFDFPKGYNTNYELIIDPEMIFSSYSGSVASNFGYTATYDDYGFLYAGGTAYDIGYPITVGAYQTAYNGGVVGNDVVLTKYDTTGSFLIYSTYLGGAGDEVPHSLIVYEEELFVLGTTGSSDFPVTANAFDNTFNGGPFLAVNGVGVNYSNGCDIYVSRLSADGTELLSSTFLGGTDNDGFNSSLTLRYNYADQMRGEIDIDSEGNCYIASSTFSNDFPIVNSLIQPANNGGQDGVLVKMDKSLENILWSSYWGGTSDDALYSLAFDNNNNIYAAGGTSSANLNTSATAYAPDYLGGGVDAFVTHFSNDGDDIINSTFFGSDQYDQSYFIELDNDGDVYLFGQTLAPNNTLVFNAVFSQPNSGQFVCKLNSELSSLEFSTVFGSGSGGIDISPTAFLVDACNRIYCSGWGGATNGADNLGPGGNTLDLVTTFDAFQSETDGSDFYLIIFEDNANTLSYASFFGGDQAEEHVDGGTSRFDKKGTVYQSVCAGCGGFSDFPTTEGAYSSTNGASCNNAVFKFDPDFPLTIANFFAPSLTCDWEVPFENLSIGDNNSYSWDFGDGNTSTETTPVHTYTAEGVYEVTLVTNDPTSCNLTDTLKKNITIDKNEFSEQSDLFICKDDSVLLNPTTLADFEYQWFPASGLENSFDVSTTASPSTTTEYYLIGQYENCFDSIRQLIRVDDVDLVYNPQAEICGLPIYLKAFVGDSTELSWSTSADFSTTVEQDSFLVSSHGTYYLRATKDDCVKTGAIDVALSDDCCSDKNIIIPNAFTPNGDLLNDRYRIKDELNIIREFELNVFNRWGQKVFFTTQKDDSWDGYFKGELQPTSVFDYHLTIGCVGGEKQFFKKGNISLIR
- a CDS encoding PorP/SprF family type IX secretion system membrane protein; translated protein: MKNWIYILLLCPFLGFTQDIQFSQWYNNPFYLNPANTGLFDGDYRITAHQREQWASVSIPFNSTSVAFDMPFKSWGFGAQLLRDQSGSSNLSLTQLSISAARFVERWSFGLQLGFAQQNIDYSELYFLDSGEQIPSLSKSFMDIGLGINNTLYISDSELKLGYSLAHINKPNRSFYSNEDLLAVKHQISTVLQKPLNTEWSLEPFFYYALQSKQAQSMIGSKLTFDISEYYFQDIKLEAGSFYRFGDAVGLLVGINWQSSHLAFSYDWNVSDLVPASNSLGAWELSFRHIIKSSMPRPSYKTCPTFL
- a CDS encoding tetratricopeptide repeat protein, coding for MATFSFGQNKSALVNEGNYYFELKDYFSTIYFYELALEKDSTLSSLWHPLAESYHLTHQYSKAIRYFQKAEALKQDAKYPNILLYLGMLHKNIGSYEEASTYLQTFLDEHPYPSDYWYRKGLMELKGSELAQFMKDKDEVSVEHLDDKVNSSVSDFAPFTDDKGHLYFSSMEKDDGLANELYIGHRSKLMIADKGGIAKAFNVFNDLDYHIANLSLNPDGTEAFFTKCKNEKNEIQCYLYKSILKDGLWQTPQLMDERFNTTNAKNTHPQWALWEGVEGLFISSDRRGGEGDLDIWFIPMQGSPQHLGNGINTVGKEVTPFYHSTERVLYFSSDFHPGLGGFDIFQTPWEENWGLVSNVGKPLNSSANDLYYSSRLDSPLLGYFSSNRTGSQTLSYESCCNDIYAFEKTEECVCIKIDSLATAMRLNLPLSLYFHNDEPNPNTRDTTTTLSYTDAYDSFVSLKEEYVKRFASVLGGTAKNQAERQMRTFFDQSVNQGMAQLQAFAQQLQEAMALGASIDLKLKGFTSPLTDSDYNTLLAKRRISSVENYLRAYNEEVLLPYLESGKLTLVELPLGETQVNMEVSDNPNDRRNSVYSIKASRERRIEIQSISVEF
- a CDS encoding nucleotidyltransferase, which produces MKPALLILAAGMGSRYGGLKQIDGIGPNEEPIIEYSIYDAIQSGFGKIVFVIRKEFDEAFRSRFAKFESMIEIAYAYQPVQVELEGVDLVERQKPWGTSHAVLVAKECINEPFAVINADDYYGANSFKIMADFLSNDCSPSVMSMLGYVLENTLSEHGTVNRGVCEVNANNELIEVIERTKIANVNGKVEYNLGEEGGAELNPKASVSMNYWGFHPSIFEHIENGLHTFMKVHSQDPKAEYYIPNIVTDLINNGTMAVRVIPTTDTWFGVTYKEDKPMAVAAIAEQIEKGVYPTPLWG
- the ispG gene encoding (E)-4-hydroxy-3-methylbut-2-enyl-diphosphate synthase, producing MTKPSYCNSLTRYSRSRTREVMVGNVGVGGDNPIRIQSMTTTDTMDTQATVEQSIRMIEAGCEIVRITAPSKKDAENLQNIKDELRARGYDTPLVADIHFTPNAAEIAARIVEKVRVNPGNYADKKKFEELEYTDETYQQELQRIKERFVPLVRICKEEGTALRIGTNHGSLSDRILGRYGDTPLGMVESALEFLRICQEEDYHNIILSMKASNTQVMVQAYRLLIAKMKEENMNYPLHLGVTEAGEGEDGRIKSAVGIGTLLEDGIGDTVRVSLTEEPEYEIPVARELVKRYGTRKKHQNIKAITSYPIDSYNYVRRESNKVLNIGEKQVPIVMADFSLKKKLSPASFFALGYRYSVPTDKWNIGDMACDYVFLGDEEIDFNIPGTLGVVYHYDTWLKHQNEDRVYPFLTHKQYLEKDTFSEQLNIIYACLPDLSAELINALKSDPTAVLLIDSWNAHGMAEQRRLFVELMNEKCNVPVIIGRAYGNLKEEELQLHAATDMGALLLDGLGDGIFIAAENCGSDQTVNQTAFGILQATRTRISKTEYISCPSCGRTLFDLQETTAKIRAKTNHLKGLKIGIMGCIVNGPGEMADADYGYVGTGVGKITLYKEKEVVQRNIPEDQAVDALIDLIKTYGDWVEPK